The genomic region CGGTCGAACCCGTCGGACGTCGTGAACCCCGCGAGGACGAACCCGCCGTCGGTCGTCTCGACGAGCGAGCGCCCGACCTGAGAGCCCTCGCCGCCGTAGGTTCGACTCCACTCCTCGGTGCCGTCGACGGCGGCCTTGACCAGCGCGAAATCGAGTCTCTCCTCCGCGTCGACCCCGACGCCGATCATCGCGAACCCGCCGTCCGTGGTTCGAATCAGTTCGCTCACCCCGAGCTCGGTGGTTCCGTAGAACTCGCGCCACAGTTCCTCGCCGTCCGCGTCGATCCCGACCGCGACCGCTGGCGCGCCGAACTCGTTCGACGCCCGGCCCGCTACGAGATAGCCCCCGTCGTCGGCCGCCACGAGCGCGTCGGGGTACAGGTCGGGATACACCCACGTCGAGAGCACGTCCCCGTCGGCCGGATCGACGAGCACCAGCCAGCCGCCGCCCGCTGCCGCGGACCGCCCCGTAAAGGCGTACCCCGCCGGCGTCTCGACAGCGTCCTGAACCGTATCGACGCTGAACGCCGGCCCCGTCGAGCCGTACGTGCGATCCCAGACGATCTCCGGCGACGATCCCTCGGGTCGCGCGACCCCGATGCCGGGTGCGATCCCGAGGGTCGTGATGCCGCCCCCGACTGCCCGAAGCACTGCTCTGCGTCCCACCGAGAACCGCTCGTGTCCCTCCATGGTCCGCGATAGAAACGCGTTTCGAGGGGATAAGAATTGTTTCTGATTGACCGAAATGATCTCCGGAATCGAGCGGCGATCACTCGGGCCGGACCGTTCCCCGATCTACGACCTCCGAGCGCTCGGCGTGGTCGCGGGCGTTCTCGACGTAGTGGGCCGCGGCGGCGGCCGTCCGGCCGTCGCCGTCGAGTTCTTTGACGACCTCGGCGGGCGCACCGGCGACCAGCGTTCGGGCCGGCACCACGGTCCCCTCGGTGACGGTGCTGTTGGCCGCGACGATGGCCTCCTCCCCGACGGTCGCCCCGTCGAGGACGATCGCACCCATCCCGACGAGGCTTCGCTCGCCCGTCTCTGCGGCGTGGACGATCGCGTTGTGGCCGACGGTCGTATAAGAGCCGAGTTCGGTTCGCTCGTGGAGGGTGGCGTTGTCCTGGACGTTCGCGCCCTCGCGCAGGGTGATGGTGCCGTGGTCGCCCCGCAGGACCGCGCCGGGCCAGACGCTCGTTTCGGGTTCGAGCACCACGTCGCCGATGACGACCGCGCTCTCGTCGACGTACGCCGAGTCGGCGATCTCCGGGTCCGTACTGTCGAAGGATCGAATCACGCTCACGGGGTCGAAGGCGGAGCGGATAAACCTTCACTCGTCCCGGTCACTCCCGACGCGGCACGACGTTATCGCGTCCCGCCGCGTACGGTGGTCATGAGCGACGACCACGAGGCGCAACGAACCAGGCCGGAAACGGAGGAGAGCTACGGGATCCCCGGTAGCGACGAGGGGATGCTTCCCTGGGAGTTCGTCGCCGGGGCGATGGAGGGCGACCGTAACTACTGGGTGTCGACGACGCGGCCCGACGGCCGTCCGCACGTGCGGCCCGTCTGGGGCGTCTGGGTCGACGGCACGTTCCACTGTGGGGGCGGCGGACGCACGCGCTGGGCGCGAAACCTCGCGGCGGGGTCGGGGATCGCCGTCCACCGTGAGAGCGGCGACGACGTCGTGATAATCGAGGGGATGGCCGAGAGACTCGACCAGGAGAACGCCGACCCGGAGCTGATCGAGCGCCTCGACGCGGCCTACGAGGCGAAGTACGGGATCCGCCACGGGACGCCCTTCTGGGCGATCCGTCCATGGAAGGTCCTCGCCTGGAGCGACTACCCGACCGACGCGACCCGCTGGGAGTTCGAGTGACCCGCGAAAGTCGCGCGTTCGGATCGGCGTGGATCGGCGCGCCGGAATAGCACGAACCCGCTTCGCTCGTTCGCTGACTCCGGCCCTCTTTCGCTTCGCTCAGTCGTGCCGGAACGCCCGCGATCCGGTGAAGACCATCGCCATGTCGTGCTCGTCGGCCGCGGCGATCACGTCCTCGTCGTTGACGGAGCCGCCGGGCTGGATCACCGCTTCGATGCCCGCCTCCGCCGCCTCCTCGATCCCGTCGGGGAACGGGAAGAACGCGTCCGAGGCCATGGCCGCGCCCTCGCTGTCCTTGCCCTCGGCGTGCTCCTCCGCCTTCATCGCCGCCAACCGGACGGCGTCGACTCGACTGACCTGCCCCATCCCGACGCCCACGGTTTCGGTCCCCTTCGCGAAGAGGATCGCGTTCGACTTGACGTGTTTGATGGTGTGCCACGCGAACAACAGCGACTCGAATTCTTCCATACTTGGCTCGCGTTCGGTGACGACCTCCAGGTCCTCGCGCGCGAGGTGCTGGTCGTCGGCCTCCTGGACCAGCCGCCCGCCTTCGAGCTTCTTCTCCCGGAGCGCGGGTTTCAGATCACCAACGGGGCCCGTATCGAGCACCCGGAGATTCTCCTTCTCGCGGAGGACCGAGAGCGCTTTTTCACTGTAGTCGGGCGCGACGACGACCTCCTTGAACGAGTCGACGATCCGCTCGGCCGTGGACTCGTCACACGCGCGGTTCAGCGCGACAATGCCTCCAAAAGCGCTCATCGGGTCCGTCGAGAGCGCGCGGTCGTAGGCCTCGCTCACGGACTCGGCGGTCGCACAACCGGCAGGGTTCGTGTGCTTTATGACTGCGGCGGCCGGCTCCTCGAACTCCTTGACGAGTCCGATCGCCGCGTCGGCGTCGTTGTAGTTGTTATAGGAGAGCGCCTTCGCGCCCTCGTTCAGCTGTTCTGCATGAACCACGGTCGCCCGCTCCTCGGTTTCATCGCGATAGAGCGCGGCCGCTTGGTGAGGATTCTCGCCGTATCGGAGTTCGTTTCCGCGGTCCTCGCTCGTGACTCGCCGGGCGGGAAACCGCTCATTGGAATCGCCCTCGATCCGGACCTCCTCGCCGTCGACCTCGACCTTCCCCTCGGCGACCCAGCGCACCGCCCGCGGATAGGCGCGGAACTCGGCGTCGTGGAGCACGCGCTCCTTCAGACTCGCCTCGTCGTCGCCCTCGTAGACCGGCACCGCCTCCTGGGTGACGATGGGTCCCGCGTCCACGTCCTCGGTGACGATATGCACCGTGCAGCCCGTGACCCGGACGCCCGCCTCCAGAACCGCCTCGTGGGCGTTCATGCCCGGGAACGAGGGCAGGAGCGCGGGGTGGACGTTCAGCGTTAGCGGCGCGCCCTCGAGGAACTCGCTCGTCAACACGCGCATGTAGCCGTCCAAACAGACCAGATCGAGGTCGTACTCCGAAAGTACGTCGAGGATCCGGCGCTCGTGGGACTCGCGGGCTTCGTCCTCCCCGCGTTCGACGATCTCAGTGGGAATCCCGCGGTCCTCGGCCTTTTTCAGTACCGGCGCGTCGGCGTGGTTCGACAGCACCACCGCGAGTTCGGCCCCGCCGGGCGCGCCGTCGGCGATGCGCATGAGGTTCCTGCCGCGATTGCTCGCCAGCCCCGCAACCTGTGTCATACGTCGAGGGGCGACCGCGAGTCCAAAAGTCGTTGCGGTCCGGACGGAGGTAGTATGCACGTTCGCGCAATATAGACGGGTGATATCGGGATCGTACGGCGTATTCTATGCACGGAGGTGGTCCGACACCGACACGGTTTTGCCGCGGGCGTCGGTAGCGCCGCGTATGGACGACCAGCGCTCCGATCCCCTCTACGCCGTGTCGCCGCTCGACGGGCGGTACGCCTCGCGTACCGCGCCGCTCGCGCCCTACGCGAGCGAGGCCGCGCTCATGCGTGCCCGGGTGCGCGTCGAGGTCGAGTACCTCGTCGCGCTCGCCGATCTCGACGCCACTCCGTTGGTCATCGACGACGAGGAGCGGGAGGTCCTCAGGGGGAGCTACGAGGGGTTCGGCCCCGAGGACGCCCGGCTGATCAAGCGGATCGAGACCGAGGGCTACGGCGGGTACGACGCGACGAACCACGACGTGAAGGCGGTCGAGTACTTCGTTCGCGAGCGTCTCCCGGAGGGACTCGACGCCGAGCAGTGGATCCACTTCGGGCTGACCAGCGAGGACGTGAACAACCTCGCCCACCGCCTCCTCTTGAAGCCCGCCGTCTCGGAGGTGCTGGTGCCCGCGCTCAGGGAGGTCCGGGACGCGCTCGCCGACCTCGCCCGCGAGAACCGCGCGATCCCGATGCTCGCGCGGACCCACGGCCAGCCCGCGACGCCCACCACCTTCGGCAAGGAGATGGCGGTCTACGCCGCCCGTCTCGGGCGCGCGCTGGGGCGAATCGAGCGGGCGAACGAGGGGCTCGCGGGCAAACTCGCCGGCGCTTCGGGCACCTACGCCGCGCACGTCGCGGCCTACCCCGAGGTCGACTGGCGGGCGTTCGCCCGGGAGTTCGTCGAGGGGCTGGGCCTTGAACACCTTCCGCTCGCGACCCAGGTCAACCCGTGTGACGATCTCGCTCGGCTCTTCGACGCCCTCCGGGGCGCGAACGACGTCCTGCTCGACCTCGACCGGGACGTCTGGCTCTACGTCTCCCAGGGGTACCTCGGCCAGCGAGCGGTCGAGGGCGAGACGGGCTCGTCGACGATGCCCCACAAGGTCAACCCGATCGACTTCGAGAACAGCGAGGGAAACCTCTCGAAGGCCAACTCCGACTTGGGCTTCCTCGCCGACTACGTCACCACCTCCCGGCTCCAGCGCGACCTCTCGGATTCGACTGTCAAGCGAAACGTCGGCGCGGCGCTCGCCCACTGCCTGATCGGCTACGGGAAGTGCGAAACAGGGTTGGGGAAGGTCACGCCCAACGAGGCGGCCATGCGCGAGGACCTCGAGGCGAACCCGGAGGTGATCGGCGAGGCGGTCCAGACCGTTCTCAGGAGGGAGGGCCACACCGACGCCTACGAGCGGGTGAAGGAACTCACCCGTGGTCGACGCACCACCCTCGACGACTTCCGGGGCCTGTTCGCGGACCTCGACGTGGACGAGCGCACCCGCGAGGAGCTGATGGCCCTGACGCCCGCCGGCTACACCGGGCTGGCGGACGAACTGGTCGACGACCTCAACGGTTAGTAGCTCCCGAACCTCACTCGGGGTATGAACGTCGTCTCGACCTCGCCCTCGGGGACGGAGATCCTGTGTGCGCTCGGGGTCGACCCGGTCGCCGTCTCGCACGCCTGTGACTACCCGCCGCGGGTGAGGGACCTCCCCTCGATCGACTTTTCCAGAGTGCGTGGCGAGTCGAGCGCCGAGCGCCACGACCGCGTGCGGACCGTGAGCGCCGAGGGGACCGTCTACCGACTCGACGTCGAAACCCTTCGGAACGTCGAGCCCGACCTGATCCTGAGCCAGGAGGTCTGTGGCGTCTGTGCGGTCGACACGACGCTCGTCGACGAGGTTCTCGTGGGTCTCGATTCGGACCCCGACGTGGTCGGCCTACACGCGGGTCGCCTGGAAGATCTCTTCTCGTGTATCGAACGCGTGGGCAGGGCGGTCGGACGCGAGGAGCGGGCGGGGGAACTGAACGCGGAACTCCGGGAACGACTGGCGGGGATCGAGGCACGGACCGAAGGGAGGGAGCGCCCGCGGGTCGCGGTCTTCGAGTGGCTCGACCCGCTCATCGCCGCGGGCAACTGGGTGCCCGAACTGGTCGGGATCGCAGGCGGCGAGTACGGGCTGGCCGAACCCGGCGATCGAACCGTCGAGGTCGGCTGGGACGACGTGATCGGGTACGACCCCGAGGTGCTCGTCGCCGCGCCCTGCGGGTTCGACACGGAGGGGACGCTCGCCCGACGGGATGAACTGACCGGACGCGAGGGCTGGGACGAACTGTCGGCGGTGGCGTCGAATCGGGCCTACGCGATGGACGGCGCGAGCTACCTCAACCGGTGGAGCCCCCGACTCGTCGACGCGACCGAGCGACTCGCGGCCTGCTGTCATCCCGACGTGTTCGGCGAGCCGCCGGCGGACGTCGCGGCGCTCTCGTGAGGCGTCGGGAGGGGGAGTGGTTCGACGCGCCGATCGGCGTCACCGGGCCTAGCCCGATCGGTCGAGTGCCCCGGTCAGGATCCGGGCCGCCCGCCGGACCGCCTCGATTCGGACGTACTCACGGGGGCCGTGGGCCACCGCACCCGCGTCGTCGGCGAGGACGCCGGGGCCGAACACCACCGTCGGGGCCTCGCGCGCGAAGTAGGAGGCCTCGGTTGCGGCCCCGAAGGGCCGAATCTCGCCCGCGCCCGCCGCCCGGAGCGCGTCGACGACCGCGGCGTCGGGGGGCGTCTCGAACGCCTCCAGAAACGGCGTCTCGCGCTCGGTGAAGCGAAAGTCGACGTCGACGCCGGGGACCCGCGATTCGAGGTGGGCAGCGAGCGCGCTCGCGAAGCCCTCGGCCGTCTCGGGCGGGACGCTCCGGCGGTCGAGGATGATCCGACACTCGCCGGGCACCTGATTGGTCGCGGTCCCGCCCTCGATGACGGTCGGGGTGAGCGTCGGATCGCCCAGATCGGGGTGGGGCGTCGCGTCGGCGTCGAACGACGCGAGGGCTTCGAGGACGCGGGCCGCGTCCGAGATGGCGTTCTCGCCACTCCGAGGTTCGGCGGCGTGGGCGTTCTCTCCGCGGACGGAGAGGGTTCCCTCGAAGCGCCCCTTCGCGGCGGTGCAGACGTCGAGTCCCGTGGGCTCGCCGACGAGACACCGGTCGAACTCGAGCGAGAGGGCGTACGCGCCGGTCGAGAGCGTCTCCTCGTCGGGCGTGACCGCGAGCGTGAGCCGGCCGTCGGGATCGCTCCCGAGAAACGCCGCGAGCATGGCCGCGAGCGGTCCCTTCGCGTCACACGCGCCGCGCCCGCGGATGGTCCCGCCGTCGCGTTCGACGGGGACGTGCGGCGAGACGGTGTCGATGTGGGTGTTCAACAGGGTGTGAGGAGGTCCCTCGCCCCGCGAGGCGATCACGTTGCCGGCGGCGTCGACGCGGGGCTCGACGCCGTGCTCGGCGAGGGTTTCGCACAGAAACTCGCGCATCTCGGCGACCTCCTCGTTCGAGGGGATTCCGACCGCTCGTTCGAGAAACGCGACGGGATCGAAACTCATGGAGCGGGCACCTCGCCCGCCCCCTCGAACTCGACGGGGCCCGAGAGCGTCGTCGGCCCCTGGTCGGGTACCTCCACGAGCAGTTCGCCGCCGGGCGGCGAGACCCGAACCCGTTCGTCCTCGACGAGCCCCAGTCGGCGGGCGACCGCCGCGATGGCGACCGCACCGGTCCCGCACGAGCGGGTCTCGCCCTCGACGCCCCGCTCGAAGGTACGCTGGGCGAACCCCCCGTCACGCTCGCTCGCGAGGTTCACGTTCGCGCCCTCCGGGAAGCGATCGGAATGACGAATCGGCGGGGCCATCGCGTCGAGGTCGGTGGTCGAAACGTCGTCGACGAACACCACCGCGTGGGGGACGCCGGTGTTCACCGCCGTAACCTCCCATCCCTCTATCTCCTCGCGGATCAGCGGCTCCTCGTGCGCGAGCGGGACGTCCGGAGGGGCGAACGAGGGGATGCCCATCTCGATCTCGATGGTTTCCGCGCCCACGCGGGCCCGGCGCTCGCCCGCGGGCGTGTCGATGGTCAGGCTATCGGTTTCGAGCCGCCTCGCTCCGCTCGCGGCCTCCGGCCGCTCGCGCGTATCGAGACGGCGAAGCCGTCTCGCTGCCCACCGCGCGGCACACCGCGCCCCGTTGCCGCACATCGCCGCCGTGCCGCCGTCGGGCTGGTACAGGCGCATTCGGACCCGATCGCCCTCCAGCGAGAGGACGAGCACGCCGTCGGCACCGCGCCGGTCGCCGACCGCGAGGCCCGTCTCGCGGTCGCAGTGCCCGGCGGCGAACGCGCCCCAGTTCTCCACCTCTTCGCCCGCCTCGCAGACGAGGAAGTCGTTTCCGGTCCCGTGGTACTTCTCGTAGGCTACAGCCATGGGACCCCCCGTTCGAGGCGCGTCACGTCCGCCACGGTCTCGCGGCGGCGATCCACCGCGCTCTCCTCGCCGTCTACGGCGACGGTCGCGGGCCGCGGACGGCTGTTGTACTGGCTCGCCATCTCGTAGCCGTAGGCCCCCGCGTTGCCGATCGCGAGCAGGTCGCCGCGATCGGGGGCGGGCAGTTCATAGGTACCGAAGACGTCGCCGCTCTCGCAGATCGGCCCCGTGACGGTCGCCTCGACTGTCTCGCGTTCCTCGGCCGCGAGCGAGCGGATCCCGTGGCGGGCGCCGTACATGGCCGGGCGAGCCAGCGTCGTCATCCCCGCGTCGACACCGACGACCAGCTCCTCGCCGGCGGGCTTGACGGTGTTCACCCGAGTGAGGAGAACGCCCGCGTCCGCGACGAGGTACCGGCCCGGTTCGACGGCGAGGGTGGCGTCGACCTCGCCGAGCGCCTCGCGGGTCGCTTGTGCCACCCGTTCGAGGTCCAGCGGTTTCTCCTCGGGGCGGTAGGGCACGCCGAATCCGCCGCCGACGTCGACGAACTCGAGGTCGAGATCCGTCTCGCGGGCCAACTCGCCCATCCGCGAGACGAGCTCGCGGTGGGCCGCGAGGTCCTCGCCGCTGATCCCGCTGCCCGCGTGGGCGTGGATGCCCACGACGTCGAACCGGTCGGCGACCTCGGCGAGGAGGCCGGGCGCCCGATCGATGGGGACGCCGAACTTCGCGTTCGCGCCCGTCGAGACCTTCTCGTGGTGGCCAGCACCGACGCCGGGGTTGACCCGCAGACAGAGCCGTCCACGATACCCACGCTCTGCGAGGCGGGCCATCGTGTCCTCGGCCCCGGCGGTGATCGTCAGTCCGGGGTCGTCGCGGGCGGTCGAGACGGCGTAGTCGAGGTCCTCCTCGGGCGGGTTGACCGCGGTGTACTGGACCCGCTCGGGGGGACACCCCGCCGACAGCGCGCGCTCGACCTCGCCCGCGGAGGTACACTCGATGCCCGCGCCGGCCTCGACGAGCGTCTTCAACACCGTCTTCGCAGTATTAGCCTTCGCCGCGTACATGACCGTCGCGTCGGGGAAGGCCGCCGCCATCCGGTCGTAGTTCTCGCGGACCCGTCCGAGGTCCTGGACGTACAGCGGCGTCCCGTGGGCGTTCGCCAGCCCCGACAACCGAGTGGCGTCCCACTCGACGAGCCGCCGTACCGGCGAACTCATTCCCGAAGCGCCTCCTCCCGGCGGGTCGCGTCGAGCGTATCGCTTTCGACGTCGAGCGCCACGACGGCGGGCTTGTACGCCCCGCCCTCGAAGAGGTCGTGATCGCCGAGCGCCGAGTCGACGTACCGGGTGAACGCGCGGCGCTCGGGCGGGAGTTCGCCGTAGATGACCTCCTCCTCGACCAGATCGTAGACCGGGATCCGGGGCGTAAGAAGGGTGTTCTCGCCGACGATCGAGTCCTCGCCGACGACGAACCCCGAGGTGACTCGACAGCCGGCACCCAGCGAGACGCCGTCCTCGATCACCACCGGAGCGCTCTCGACGGGTTCGAGAACGCCCCCGATGAGGGTGTTCGCGCCGAGTTTGACGTTATCGCCGATCTGGGCACACGAGCCGACCGTGTCGCAGGAGTCGATCAGGGTGCCGTTTCCTACGAAAGCGCCGACGTTGACGAACGCGGGGCTCATCAGGATCGCGTCCTCTCCGATGAAAGCGCCCCGACGGATCACGGTTCCATCAGGTGTGTTCCGGGTGCCACGCTCGCCCAGATCCGATGTCTCGCGCAGCGGCAGGACGTCGTGGTAGGTCACGTCGCCGTAGGTCCGGGGATGGGTCTCGCGCAGGCCGAAGTTGAGCAGAATGGCGCGCTTGACCCACTCGTTCGCCTCCCATTCGTCCCGCTTTTCGGCGGCGCGGACCTCGCCCGATTCGAGGGCGTCGAGAAACGCGTCGAGCGTATCGAGGTGGTCGGTCGTCGCACTCGCCGCGTCGACCTCGTCGTCGGCGTACTGCGTCCACAGCTCCGAGATCTCGGTTTCGAGGCTCATGACTCGGTATCGGGCAGGGTGTCTGAAAAGTCGTACCATCCCGGCGGGCGTCCCGCGAGCCACTCGGCGGCCTCGACCGCGCCCGCCGCGAACACGCCCCGGCTACCCGCTCGGTGGGTGAGTCGAAGCTCCTCGTGGTTGCCCGCGAGCAACACCTCGTGTTCACCCGTTATATCGCCCGCCCGCCGGGCGTGGACGCCGATCTCGCCGTCCTCCCTGGGTGCCTCGCCCTCGCGACCGTGGACGCGCGACGAGTCACCTCTGGTTTGGTCGATCGCGTCGAGCACCCGGTTGGCGGTGCCGCTGGGGGCGTCGCGCTTGCCGTTGTGGTGCGTTTCGGTGACCTCGACGTCGTACTCCGGGAGGGCGGCGACGGCCTCGCGCACGACGGCGAGCAGCCCCTGA from Halalkalicoccus sp. NIPERK01 harbors:
- the lysA gene encoding diaminopimelate decarboxylase, with translation MSSPVRRLVEWDATRLSGLANAHGTPLYVQDLGRVRENYDRMAAAFPDATVMYAAKANTAKTVLKTLVEAGAGIECTSAGEVERALSAGCPPERVQYTAVNPPEEDLDYAVSTARDDPGLTITAGAEDTMARLAERGYRGRLCLRVNPGVGAGHHEKVSTGANAKFGVPIDRAPGLLAEVADRFDVVGIHAHAGSGISGEDLAAHRELVSRMGELARETDLDLEFVDVGGGFGVPYRPEEKPLDLERVAQATREALGEVDATLAVEPGRYLVADAGVLLTRVNTVKPAGEELVVGVDAGMTTLARPAMYGARHGIRSLAAEERETVEATVTGPICESGDVFGTYELPAPDRGDLLAIGNAGAYGYEMASQYNSRPRPATVAVDGEESAVDRRRETVADVTRLERGVPWL
- a CDS encoding gamma carbonic anhydrase family protein yields the protein MIRSFDSTDPEIADSAYVDESAVVIGDVVLEPETSVWPGAVLRGDHGTITLREGANVQDNATLHERTELGSYTTVGHNAIVHAAETGERSLVGMGAIVLDGATVGEEAIVAANSTVTEGTVVPARTLVAGAPAEVVKELDGDGRTAAAAAHYVENARDHAERSEVVDRGTVRPE
- the purH gene encoding bifunctional phosphoribosylaminoimidazolecarboxamide formyltransferase/IMP cyclohydrolase; this encodes MTQVAGLASNRGRNLMRIADGAPGGAELAVVLSNHADAPVLKKAEDRGIPTEIVERGEDEARESHERRILDVLSEYDLDLVCLDGYMRVLTSEFLEGAPLTLNVHPALLPSFPGMNAHEAVLEAGVRVTGCTVHIVTEDVDAGPIVTQEAVPVYEGDDEASLKERVLHDAEFRAYPRAVRWVAEGKVEVDGEEVRIEGDSNERFPARRVTSEDRGNELRYGENPHQAAALYRDETEERATVVHAEQLNEGAKALSYNNYNDADAAIGLVKEFEEPAAAVIKHTNPAGCATAESVSEAYDRALSTDPMSAFGGIVALNRACDESTAERIVDSFKEVVVAPDYSEKALSVLREKENLRVLDTGPVGDLKPALREKKLEGGRLVQEADDQHLAREDLEVVTEREPSMEEFESLLFAWHTIKHVKSNAILFAKGTETVGVGMGQVSRVDAVRLAAMKAEEHAEGKDSEGAAMASDAFFPFPDGIEEAAEAGIEAVIQPGGSVNDEDVIAAADEHDMAMVFTGSRAFRHD
- a CDS encoding 2,3,4,5-tetrahydropyridine-2,6-dicarboxylate N-succinyltransferase, with the protein product MSLETEISELWTQYADDEVDAASATTDHLDTLDAFLDALESGEVRAAEKRDEWEANEWVKRAILLNFGLRETHPRTYGDVTYHDVLPLRETSDLGERGTRNTPDGTVIRRGAFIGEDAILMSPAFVNVGAFVGNGTLIDSCDTVGSCAQIGDNVKLGANTLIGGVLEPVESAPVVIEDGVSLGAGCRVTSGFVVGEDSIVGENTLLTPRIPVYDLVEEEVIYGELPPERRAFTRYVDSALGDHDLFEGGAYKPAVVALDVESDTLDATRREEALRE
- the dapB gene encoding 4-hydroxy-tetrahydrodipicolinate reductase, coding for MRVAVTGATGRMGREVIDAAREAGHEPLPVSHSATGETGGTEVHPADGFATLLSEREPDATIDFTLPDPSVSYVADCAEAGVPAVVGTTGFSEAQLAALREAAERIPVLQAANFARGVQGLLAVVREAVAALPEYDVEVTETHHNGKRDAPSGTANRVLDAIDQTRGDSSRVHGREGEAPREDGEIGVHARRAGDITGEHEVLLAGNHEELRLTHRAGSRGVFAAGAVEAAEWLAGRPPGWYDFSDTLPDTES
- the purB gene encoding adenylosuccinate lyase; its protein translation is MDDQRSDPLYAVSPLDGRYASRTAPLAPYASEAALMRARVRVEVEYLVALADLDATPLVIDDEEREVLRGSYEGFGPEDARLIKRIETEGYGGYDATNHDVKAVEYFVRERLPEGLDAEQWIHFGLTSEDVNNLAHRLLLKPAVSEVLVPALREVRDALADLARENRAIPMLARTHGQPATPTTFGKEMAVYAARLGRALGRIERANEGLAGKLAGASGTYAAHVAAYPEVDWRAFAREFVEGLGLEHLPLATQVNPCDDLARLFDALRGANDVLLDLDRDVWLYVSQGYLGQRAVEGETGSSTMPHKVNPIDFENSEGNLSKANSDLGFLADYVTTSRLQRDLSDSTVKRNVGAALAHCLIGYGKCETGLGKVTPNEAAMREDLEANPEVIGEAVQTVLRREGHTDAYERVKELTRGRRTTLDDFRGLFADLDVDERTREELMALTPAGYTGLADELVDDLNG
- a CDS encoding ABC transporter substrate-binding protein, producing the protein MNVVSTSPSGTEILCALGVDPVAVSHACDYPPRVRDLPSIDFSRVRGESSAERHDRVRTVSAEGTVYRLDVETLRNVEPDLILSQEVCGVCAVDTTLVDEVLVGLDSDPDVVGLHAGRLEDLFSCIERVGRAVGREERAGELNAELRERLAGIEARTEGRERPRVAVFEWLDPLIAAGNWVPELVGIAGGEYGLAEPGDRTVEVGWDDVIGYDPEVLVAAPCGFDTEGTLARRDELTGREGWDELSAVASNRAYAMDGASYLNRWSPRLVDATERLAACCHPDVFGEPPADVAALS
- a CDS encoding M20 family metallopeptidase, which produces MSFDPVAFLERAVGIPSNEEVAEMREFLCETLAEHGVEPRVDAAGNVIASRGEGPPHTLLNTHIDTVSPHVPVERDGGTIRGRGACDAKGPLAAMLAAFLGSDPDGRLTLAVTPDEETLSTGAYALSLEFDRCLVGEPTGLDVCTAAKGRFEGTLSVRGENAHAAEPRSGENAISDAARVLEALASFDADATPHPDLGDPTLTPTVIEGGTATNQVPGECRIILDRRSVPPETAEGFASALAAHLESRVPGVDVDFRFTERETPFLEAFETPPDAAVVDALRAAGAGEIRPFGAATEASYFAREAPTVVFGPGVLADDAGAVAHGPREYVRIEAVRRAARILTGALDRSG
- a CDS encoding pyridoxamine 5'-phosphate oxidase family protein is translated as MSDDHEAQRTRPETEESYGIPGSDEGMLPWEFVAGAMEGDRNYWVSTTRPDGRPHVRPVWGVWVDGTFHCGGGGRTRWARNLAAGSGIAVHRESGDDVVIIEGMAERLDQENADPELIERLDAAYEAKYGIRHGTPFWAIRPWKVLAWSDYPTDATRWEFE
- the dapF gene encoding diaminopimelate epimerase; amino-acid sequence: MAVAYEKYHGTGNDFLVCEAGEEVENWGAFAAGHCDRETGLAVGDRRGADGVLVLSLEGDRVRMRLYQPDGGTAAMCGNGARCAARWAARRLRRLDTRERPEAASGARRLETDSLTIDTPAGERRARVGAETIEIEMGIPSFAPPDVPLAHEEPLIREEIEGWEVTAVNTGVPHAVVFVDDVSTTDLDAMAPPIRHSDRFPEGANVNLASERDGGFAQRTFERGVEGETRSCGTGAVAIAAVARRLGLVEDERVRVSPPGGELLVEVPDQGPTTLSGPVEFEGAGEVPAP